In Planctomycetia bacterium, the following are encoded in one genomic region:
- a CDS encoding cation acetate symporter has protein sequence MIYEPSGIAVSVFLLFVAITLAISFRLGAKAKSSQGYFAAGGGIPWFVNGIAFAGDYLSAASFLGICGMIAFYGYDGFLYSIGYLAGWIVALFVIAEPIRRLGKFTFADALDSKFHSRGIRLSAAVSTLVVSLFYLIPQMVGAGALVKPLLGLPHWAGVSIVGAVVVLIVVTAGMASTTYVQFLKGSLLVLFSGWLTVLILQRGLVVDERYRPGGSASDPFAATQTLRVTADGKRIVNGLPQGESKDADFWRVGHVSKLPDGKLETGPLGPLEFLSTLQQSEVVLWSSATKAEPDGSTLTTYSQRVVPGAEILRPGNSPTFKGVRSERIQDKLNFLSLMLALFCGTASLPHILIRYYTVKDQAAARKSTVVGIASIGFFYVLTLFLGLGAMTSGAIDVTNSNMAAPLLARSMGELLFAVISAIAFTTVLGTVSGLIVASSGAVAHDLAGSFVRTPLTDHEKIRIAKIAAVVVGALAMALGILFEKMNVNFLVGWAFSVAASANLPSLIMLLFWKGTTRQGITTAILVGMISSLTWILLSEDTFRDIYGLAPADAWVPFSQPGIVTIPLGFATVILVSLLTKER, from the coding sequence GTGATTTACGAGCCTTCCGGAATCGCGGTCTCGGTCTTTCTGTTGTTCGTGGCGATCACGCTGGCGATCAGCTTTCGCTTGGGCGCCAAGGCCAAATCGTCGCAGGGCTATTTTGCCGCCGGCGGTGGTATCCCTTGGTTCGTAAACGGCATCGCCTTCGCAGGCGACTACCTTTCGGCGGCGTCGTTTCTGGGCATCTGTGGGATGATCGCCTTCTACGGCTACGACGGCTTCCTGTATTCGATTGGCTATCTCGCGGGCTGGATCGTGGCGCTGTTTGTGATTGCCGAGCCGATTCGCCGTCTCGGAAAATTTACGTTCGCCGACGCTTTGGACAGCAAATTCCACTCGCGTGGGATTCGTCTTTCGGCGGCTGTGAGTACGCTTGTCGTCAGCTTGTTTTATTTAATCCCACAGATGGTCGGCGCCGGCGCTTTGGTCAAGCCATTGCTGGGGTTGCCGCATTGGGCCGGCGTATCGATTGTCGGCGCGGTCGTGGTTTTGATCGTCGTCACCGCCGGCATGGCGTCAACCACTTACGTGCAGTTTCTCAAAGGCTCGCTGCTGGTGTTGTTCTCCGGCTGGTTGACGGTGCTGATCCTGCAGCGCGGGCTGGTCGTCGATGAACGCTACCGCCCCGGCGGTTCCGCGTCCGATCCGTTTGCCGCGACACAAACACTGCGCGTCACCGCGGACGGGAAACGCATCGTCAACGGATTGCCACAGGGAGAATCGAAGGACGCGGACTTCTGGCGGGTGGGGCATGTCAGCAAGCTTCCTGACGGCAAGTTGGAAACCGGTCCGCTGGGTCCCTTGGAGTTCTTGAGCACGTTGCAGCAAAGCGAAGTCGTGCTCTGGAGCTCGGCGACGAAGGCCGAGCCGGATGGCAGTACGTTGACTACTTATTCGCAGCGCGTCGTGCCCGGCGCGGAAATTCTGCGGCCGGGCAACAGCCCGACGTTCAAGGGAGTGCGGAGCGAGCGGATTCAGGACAAGTTGAACTTCCTGTCATTGATGCTCGCGCTGTTTTGCGGGACGGCGTCGTTGCCGCATATTTTGATTCGGTACTACACCGTGAAAGATCAGGCCGCGGCGCGAAAGAGCACCGTGGTCGGCATTGCCAGTATTGGGTTTTTCTACGTGCTGACATTGTTCCTGGGACTCGGCGCGATGACCAGCGGCGCCATTGACGTTACGAACAGCAATATGGCCGCGCCGCTTTTGGCGCGGAGCATGGGGGAACTGCTGTTCGCGGTGATTTCGGCGATCGCCTTCACCACGGTGCTGGGCACGGTCAGCGGATTGATCGTCGCCTCCAGCGGGGCAGTCGCGCATGACCTGGCTGGGAGCTTCGTCCGCACTCCGCTCACCGATCACGAAAAAATTCGCATCGCCAAAATTGCGGCCGTCGTGGTGGGCGCGTTGGCCATGGCGCTTGGCATTCTGTTCGAGAAGATGAACGTCAACTTCCTCGTCGGCTGGGCGTTCAGCGTGGCCGCTTCGGCGAATCTTCCCTCATTGATCATGCTGCTGTTTTGGAAAGGCACCACGCGCCAGGGGATCACCACGGCGATCCTGGTCGGCATGATCTCGTCGCTCACCTGGATTCTGCTGAGCGAAGACACATTCCGCGACATTTACGGACTCGCCCCGGCCGACGCCTGGGTGCCGTTCAGTCAGCCGGGCATCGTGACGATTCCGCTGGGATTTGCGACGGTGATCTTGGTGTCGTTGCTGACGAAGGAGCGCTAA